One genomic region from Solanum stenotomum isolate F172 unplaced genomic scaffold, ASM1918654v1 scaffold23693, whole genome shotgun sequence encodes:
- the LOC125851295 gene encoding probable aquaporin TIP1-1, which yields MPINQITIGSHEELRHPGALKAALAEFISTLIFVFAGQGSGMAFNKLTDGVATPAGLISASIAHAFGLFVAVSVGANISGGHVNPAVTFGAFVGGNITLFRGILYIIAQLLGSTAACALLEFATGGMVSIYSTFQFI from the coding sequence ATGCCGATCAACCAAATTACTATTGGAAGCCATGAGGAACTCCGCCATCCAGGGGCGCTTAAAGCGGCCTTGGCGGAGTTCATCAGTACTCTGATCTTCGTTTTCGCAGGTCAGGGTTCTGGTATGGCTTTTAATAAGCTTACCGACGGTGTCGCTACTCCCGCTGGCCTTATTTCCGCCTCCATAGCGCATGCCTTCGGGTTGTTCGTGGCCGTCTCCGTCGGTGCTAACATCTCCGGCGGCCACGTCAACCCGGCTGTTACCTTCGGTGCTTTCGTTGGTGGAAACATCACTTTGTTCCGTGGGATTTTGTACATCATTGCACAGTTGCTTGGATCCACTGCTGCTTGCGCTCTCCTTGAATTCGCCACTGGTGGCATGGTAAGCATATA